In one Platichthys flesus chromosome 3, fPlaFle2.1, whole genome shotgun sequence genomic region, the following are encoded:
- the LOC133950845 gene encoding uncharacterized protein LOC133950845: protein MEATVRVKYKDRKKYFFLTSPFKFEVFLESVAKKFDLPTLDIKVYDETRTEIDDEAFEYILKQQDIGVLEIGIPTASADDSFSSSTIGDGEASFSSGTLGDGEPSSGSDDTAIVIRNPSEKKHEEDRRLGRMIEDILKSSPGGDKITHEYARTKTLSDVRRRDLVKILVAHLTNEHGTSPPRRLKEEYAKGIICLFPYLADPRSKLGYEHFYNAEDGSGYLAWRIKTLQKEVSEGRMKRPRQLQTGGPTSHRDPLKEDIQWDEQQCQEAIALMKHSTDEVVVKEKMRLTLAYRQKLLHDPENSADILSVFPRFLDIPGLIDQDFRSLFGDATSAKMLEKWTTNFQAKVVTQCRGLTLTGDVQDLIQNAEATEVDDGWDSDMSSMLLLVHLLPPSSQGRKRPGKISARQACDSLVKFIKIGTSIQGHLDNIPGSLQPYLLAVGAKKSMIEYYYIVIDKHALPCKTSTALACVDELFKAHFVFGTRYCQELTNVYTFLQTTVYDIDVENTKVNPRVAELRARMLK, encoded by the exons GAAATCGATGATGAGGCATTCGAATACATTCTAAAACAACAGGATATTGGGGTCTTAGAAATTGGGATCCCAACAGCAAGTGCTGATG ATTCCTTCAGTTCTAGCACGATTGGGGATGGTGAGGCTTCCTTCAGTTCTGGTACACTTGGCGATGGTGAGCCTTCATCAGGATCTGATGACACAGCAATCGTGATCAGAAAtccctcagaaaaaaaacatgaagaggaTCGCCGTCTGGGTCGA ATGATTGAGGACATCCTCAAGAGTAGCCCTGGAGGTGATAAGATCACACATGAGTATGCTCGCACAAAAACATTGTCAGATGTCAGAAGACGTGACCTAGTGAAGATACTAGTTGCACATCTGACAAATGAGCATGG CACAAGCCCCCCTAGGAGATTGAAGGAGGAATACGCCAAAGGAATCATCTGCCTTTTTCCTTACTTGGCTGACCCCCGGAGCAAGCTTGGCTAT GAACATTTTTATAATGCTGAAGATGGAAGTGGGTATTTGGCTTGGAGAATCAAAACTCTGCAGAAAGAGGTGTCCGAGGGGCGAATGAAACGGCCACGACAACTTCAAACAG GTGGGCCAACTTCACACAGGGACCCATTGAAAGAAGACATCCAGTGGGACGAACAGCAGTGTCAAGAAGCAATTGCCCTGATGAAGCATTCTACAGATGAAGTTGTAGTGAAGGAGAAAATGAGGCTAACCCTGGCCTATCGTCAGAAGTTGCTGCACGATCCTGAGAACTCAGCCGACATCCTATCTGTTTTTCCTCGTTTCTTGGACATTCCAGGTTTG ATTGATCAAGATTTCAGGAGTCTTTTTGGTGACGCAACCTCTGCAAAGATGTTGGAGAAGTGGACCACCAACTTTCAAGCAAAGGTTGTTACTCAGTGTCGTGGACTTACACTGACTGGAGATGTACAAGACCTCATCCAAAATGCTGAAGCCACTGAAGTAGATGATG GCTGGGACAGTGACATGTCATCAATGCTGTTGCTGGTTCACCTTCTGCCACCTTCAAGCCAAGGCCGAAAAAGACCAGGGAAAATCTCAGCCAGACAAGCATGCGATAGTCTTGTAAAATTCATCAAG ATTGGGACCAGCATCCAAGGACACCTAGACAACATCCCTGGGAGTCTCCAGCCATACCTACTTGCTGTTGGTGCCAAGAAGAGCATGATCGAGTATTACTACATCGTGATCGACAAACATGCTCTACCCTGTAAGACCTCAACTGCACTGGCTTGTGTTGATGAACTTTTCAAAGCACATTTCGTCTTTGGCACAAGATACTGTCAGGAATTGACCAATGTGTACACCTTTCTGCAAACCACTGTCTATGACATAGATGTGGAAAACACCAAGGTAAATCCTAGAGTTGCAGAGTTGAGGGCCAGGATGCTGAAGTAA